A stretch of Vigna angularis cultivar LongXiaoDou No.4 chromosome 4, ASM1680809v1, whole genome shotgun sequence DNA encodes these proteins:
- the LOC108330672 gene encoding myb-related protein 308, whose amino-acid sequence MGRSPCCEKEHTNKGAWTKEEDERLINYIKLHGEGCWRSLPKAAGLLRCGKSCRLRWINYLRPDLKRGNFTEDEDELIINLHSLLGNKWSLIAARLPGRTDNEIKNYWNTHIKRKLYSRGIDPQTHRPINAASTPPPTAAVSPPSTAAVPVATSSSNKKINSDSINSSNTLAHDVVITNNNINSNNSNGFHLVSHTGYANAITKVGTDEDSNSSSGVTVEESLPHHQINLDLSIGLPSSRQVSSSVNPEKLKAQEHDQKPHVLYNWYGNITGQSVCLCYSLGLQSDQACYCKGMGATATATTVTTTATDSNLYRFYRPMNI is encoded by the exons ATGGGTAGATCTCCTTGTTGTGAGAAGGAACACACAAACAAAGGAGCTTGGACCAAAGAGGAAGACGAACGCCTCATCAACTACATCAAACTCCATGGCGAAGGTTGTTGGAGATCCCTCCCCAAAGCTGCCG GCTTGCTCAGATGTGGCAAGAGTTGCAGACTCAGATGGATTAATTACCTCAGACCTGATCTTAAGAGAGGCAACTTCACTGAAGACGAAGACGAACTCATCATTAACCTCCATAGCTTACTTGGAAACAA aTGGTCTCTGATTGCCGCCAGGTTACCGGGCAGAACCGATAACGAAATCAAAAACTATTGGAACACTCACATCAAGCGCAAACTCTACAGCCGCGGAATCGACCCGCAAACCCATCGACCGATCAACGCCGCCTCCACCCCTCCTCCAACCGCAGCGGTTTCGCCTCCCTCCACCGCCGCTGTCCCTGTGGCAACGTCATCgtccaacaaaaaaataaacagcGACAGCATTAACAGCTCCAACACCCTCGCCCATGATGTTGTTATTACCAACAATAACATCAACAGTAACAACAGCAACGGTTTTCATTTGGTGAGCCATACTGGCTATGCCAACGCCATAACGAAGGTTGGAACCGACGAAGATTCTAACAGCAGCAGCGGCGTTACCGTGGAAGAATCCCTCCCTCACCATCAAATCAACTTGGACCTTTCCATTGGCCTTCCCTCTTCTCGGCAAGTTTCTTCTTCGGTGAACCCAGAAAAGTTGAAAGCGCAAGAGCATGATCAAAAACCGCATGTGTTGTACAATTGGTATGGGAACATTACTGGCCAAAGTGTTTGTCTTTGTTACAGTCTAGGGCTTCAAAGCGACCAAGCTTGTTATTGCAAAGGCATGGGTGCTACTGCTACTGCTACAACGGTTACTACAACTGCCACAGATAGTAATCTATATAGATTTTACAGACCCATGAATATTTAG